Sequence from the Thermoanaerobacterium sp. PSU-2 genome:
TTTTTTGCTTTCAGATCGTGTGAGAGATCCAGCAAATACCTTATTTCTTCTGTTGTAAAATCTTTAAGTGTTAAAAAGCTTCTTCCTTTTAAGTTTATTGGCATAATAATTCCTCCTCAAATCTTTTAGTTTTTATCTTAAATTTTCTCTAACAAGAGGCATACTCATGCATCTTGGGCCGCCTCTACCCCTTGAAAGCTCTGCACTTGGTATTCTGAGAACCTTTATACCTCTTTTCTCCAACAATTCGTTAGACACATAATTTCTTTCGTATGTTACGACGACACCAGGCGCTATTGCCAGCGTATTAGATCCATCATTCCATTGCTCTCTACCTGAGATTATTGGATCACCGCCACCGCATTTTATAAGCTCGACATAATCCAATCCTAATGCGTTGCTTAAAATGTTTTCAAGTGAATTAGTATCATTCCTGTATTTAAGTGCACCGTCACTTCCGCTTGAAATTTCATAGACATTGAGATTTCCCTGTATGCCTGAATGTATTGTAAATTTGTCGTAATCAACCATTGTAAATACGGTATCCAAATGCATGAAAGAACGGGCTTTTGGAATTTCAAATACTAATATTTTTTTGAAGCTTGTTTTGCCATTTAATAAATTTTTAGCTAATATCTCAATTGCTTCCGACGATGTCCTTTCGCTACATCCTATTGCCATCACTTCATCTGATAATATAAGCTCATCCCCACCTTCGATGGAAAAAGGCATTGTCCTGTCATACCAAAGAGGAATATTCGCATCCTTAAAGAGATCATGATATTTATGAATGTACTTTATAAAAAGTGTTTCTCTCCTTCTGGCTTCAGTTTTCATTCTGCTTATAGAAAGGCCATTTCCAATTGAAGCGCCGATATCTCTGGTAAAGTATAGATTTGGCATCGGATCAAGATAAAATGGGTAATCATCTTTAATTATGCCTGTAAGAGAATTGACCTTTTTAAGCCTTACGTCATCTTTTCGTATTCCAGCAATTATCGTGTCAATCATTTCTTCTGTGTCCATGCTAAGAAGGTATTCTTTCAATGCATCCTTTAAAACAGGTAAAATTATGCCACTTTCATTCAAAAATTCTTCAATGAACTCGTTTTTGATATCATCGTCGTTTAAGACGTCTGCTATCAAATTTTCAACGTACACTACCT
This genomic interval carries:
- the arcA gene encoding arginine deiminase; protein product: MESCVSIDSLSINVYSEIGVLKKVLLHRPGKEIENLVPDYLGRLLFDDIPYLKVAQQEHDKFSDVLRENGVEVVYVENLIADVLNDDDIKNEFIEEFLNESGIILPVLKDALKEYLLSMDTEEMIDTIIAGIRKDDVRLKKVNSLTGIIKDDYPFYLDPMPNLYFTRDIGASIGNGLSISRMKTEARRRETLFIKYIHKYHDLFKDANIPLWYDRTMPFSIEGGDELILSDEVMAIGCSERTSSEAIEILAKNLLNGKTSFKKILVFEIPKARSFMHLDTVFTMVDYDKFTIHSGIQGNLNVYEISSGSDGALKYRNDTNSLENILSNALGLDYVELIKCGGGDPIISGREQWNDGSNTLAIAPGVVVTYERNYVSNELLEKRGIKVLRIPSAELSRGRGGPRCMSMPLVRENLR